In one Pungitius pungitius chromosome 13, fPunPun2.1, whole genome shotgun sequence genomic region, the following are encoded:
- the ccdc88ab gene encoding girdin isoform X3: MESEVFTPLLEQFMLTPLVCWVKTAGQASLTDGTQLSEYIELVDGIYLNEIMLEINPKATVQRTNKKVNNDPTLRIQNLSILIRQVKGYYQDTLQQLVMMPLPNVLVLGRNPLSEQGLEEMKKLLLLLLGCAVQCEKKEEYIEGIQTLDFDSKAAIASHIQEVTHNQENVVDLHWLESGEMPAEDLDSLSRNLAFHLKRLVDDRDTQLETIVELTQERDCVQLSPLAPCPTQSPGDSPSMRRTESRQHLSVELADAKAKIRRLRQELEEKSEQLLDTRQELENMEVELRRLQQESYQLVSDARSARAYRDELDALREKAIRVDKLESELSRYKERLHDIEFYKARVEELKEDNQVLLETKSMLEEQLDATRSRSDKLHLLEKESLQLKSKIHDLEMERDMDRKRMEEILEENLVLEMAQKQSMDESLHLGWELEQLAKTPELTEAPQKSLGEEVNELTSSRLLKLEKDNQTLMKTVEELRGAASHDTVTHKLSKVNLENQRLNQKLEQLGSELTADRESLLSAESLSTDLMKEKALLEKTLETLRENSERQLKGLEQENKHLSQTVTSLRQRCQVGAEARVKDVEKENRVLHESICETTAKLNKIEFERKQLRKELEVVKEKGERAEELEVQMQKLERVNESLQKKVSSLGITCEKVSSLEKENSDLEAEGRHLKKKLDTLKNMTFQLEAVQKENSQLEKENLELRRLAESLRSAGAKAAQLEAENRELESERSHLKRSMELLKASSKKTERLEVSYQGLDTENQRLQKALENSSKKIQQLEEELQEVETENQSLQRNLEELKISSKRLEQLEQENKILEQESSQLEKDKKHLEKENKRLRQQAEIRDSKLDDDNQRISCLEKENRTMGKEMIFFRDSCTRVKDLERENKELVKLGTIDKKTLSTLREELVSEKLRTQQLNNDLDKLTHELEKIGLNKERLLHDESSDDRFRLLETKLESTLKSSLEIKEEKIAALEARLQESSNLNQQLRQELKTVKKNYEALRQREEEERMVLSSPPRGGDDPQAVSKWENESHEATRELLKVKDRLIEVERNNATLQAEKAALKSQLKQLETQSANLQAQIVAVQRQTASLQENNTSLQTQNAKLQVENSTLSSKSAALMAQNAQLQSQQSSVEGEREGALKDKEELRSTYELLLRDHEKLAALHERQAAEYEALIGKHGGLKTSHKGLEQQHRDLEDKYKQLMQRKGELEDLEKHLKEQQEKMALENQTHQATADQYKLLKEDNDRLNNTYRQLVKDNDNLQLDHKNVKTQLNSAKLDQTKLEAEFSKLKEQYQQLDITSTKLTNQCELLSQLKGNLEEENRHLLDQIQTLMLQNRTLLEQTMESKDLFHVEQRQYIDKLNELRRQKEKLEEKIMDQYKFYDPSPPRRRGNWITLKMRKLIKPKSRERMRSLTLTPSRSESGDGFLTFPQDSQDSSSIGSGSNSLDDTLTQKRSSRRRGQQPPAQVQGSTNALKRLPFMRNRSKDKDKAKAIYRRSMSMNDLLQTMAVAGDPDAQWASSIDNLDGAEAGDAGAAASRGRSGRRMKDLALSTNAIDCAALTLPTPGHRRAKLRLQVKDNASCEDVTGSLEDPKSHGALNGSLSRPHSESSGEFSLSLDQEVWSSSGSSPVQQPTSSRSSHQSPLQLRRALEPSAAAGGAGPTQAAKAGSPVREVLSLQQFLDEGIDPAESGSQENLTADSPRLSTSSERAPKERPKSRGILRSSSGKAAPVASDRPPRVAGQPGRPTLRKAESTRVRGSAPVRPGLSSQGKATSVSGRLDLASSTLPRASSVISTAEGTTRRTSIHDLLSKDHRHPVSVDAAPPPAAAAAAKAGGRPQPTPSEYRPGSADLKGPLTAAAPLPKSLSLPCRSSEDPDLSTLESFLGPSFTAESVFMDSIFSESLGKHHPFLSLNPTLVSNISGPPVTNKTHTPPPPKTPNQDAFSQSNGPASGGADPGCVNNEDESLSPEDKQSLWYEYGCV; the protein is encoded by the exons AGCAAGGTCTGGAGGAGATGAAAaaactgttgctgctgctactgggCTGCGCGGTGCAG TGCGAGAAGAAGGAAGAATACATCGAGGGTATCCAGACTCTGGACTTTGACTCAAAAGCTGCCATAGCATCCCACATCCAAGAG GTGACTCATAATCAGGAGAACGTAGTGGACCTGCACTGGCTGGAAAGTGGCGAAATGCCTGCAGAGGACCTGGACAGCCTCTCCAGAAACCTGGCTTTCCACCTCAAACGCCTGGTGGACGACAGGGACACGCAGCTGGAG ACGATAGTGGAGTTGACTCAGGAGAGAGACTGCGTGCAGCTGTCCCCACTGGCTCCCTGTCCCACCCAGTCTCCCGGAGACTCCCCCAGTATGAGGAGGACCGAAAGCCGCCAGCACCTCTCTGTGGAGTTGGCTGATGCCAAGGCCAAGATCCGCCGGCTTCGACAGGAACT ggaggagaagagcgagCAGCTTTTGGACACCCGGCAGGAGCTGGAGAACATGGAAGTGGAGCTCAGGAGGCTTCAGCAAGAG AGCTACCAGTTGGTGTCGGACGCTCGATCGGCGCGGGCCTACCGCGACGAGCTGGACGCGCTCCGAGAGAAAGCGATCCGCGTGGACAAACTGGAGAGCGAGCTGAGCCGATACAAGGAGAGGCTTCACGACATTGAGTTCTACAAGGCCAGGGTGGAG gagCTGAAAGAGGACAACCAGGTCCTGTTGGAGACAAAGAGcatgctggaggagcagctggatgcGACCCGGAGCCGCTCCGACAAACTGCACCTTCTGGAGAAAGAGAGTCTGCAGCTCAAATCAAAGATCCATGACCTGGAGATG GAGCGGGACATGGATCGTAAACGTATGGAGGAGATCTTGGAGGAGAACCTTGTGCTTGAGATGGCCCAGAAACAGAGCATGGACGAGTCCCTGCACCTGGGCTGGGAACTGGAGCAACTGGCCAAGACGCCGGAACTGACTGAAG CCCCTCAGAAGTCGTTGGGCGAGGAGGTGAATGAGCTGACCTCCAGCCGTCTGTTGAAGCTGGAGAAAGACAACCAGACCCTGATGAAGACTGTGGAGGAGCTCAGAGGAGCAGCCAGTCATGACACGGTGACACACAAACTATCAAAAGTCAACCTGGAAAACCAGAGACTCAACCAGAAA TTGGAGCAGTTGGGGAGCGAACTGACAGCAGACAGAGAGTCCCTGCTGAGCGCTGAATCACTCAGTACTGACCTGATGAAGGAGAAGGCTCTACTGGAGAAGACTCTGGAAACACtcagagaaaactcagagagacag CTGAAGGGCCTGGAGCAGGAGAACAAGCACCTGAGCCAGACGGTGACGTCTCTGCGCCAGCGCTGCCAGGTCGGAGCTGAGGCCCGGGTCAAGGACGTGGAGAAAGAGAATCGCGTTCTCCACGAGTCCATCTGCGAGACAACCGCCAAACTCAATAAGATAGAGTTTGAAAGGAAACAACTTC GCAAGGAGCTTGAAGTAGTGAAGGAGAAAGGCGAGCGGGCTGAGGAGTTGGAGGTCCAGATGCAGAAGCTGGAAAGGGTCAACGAGAGCCTGCAGAAGAAAGTATCCAGTCTAGGAATCACCTGTGAAAAG GTGTCTtctttggagaaggagaactcAGATCTGGAGGCGGAAGGCCGCCAtctgaagaagaagctggacaCTCTGAAGAACATGACCTTCCAGCTGGAagctgtgcagaaggagaactCCCAGCTGGAGAAGGAAAACCTGGAACTCCGGCGCTTGGCCGAGAGCCTCCGGTCGGCGGGCGCTAAGGCCGCTCAGCTGGAGGCCGAGAACAGGGAGCTGGAGAGCGAGAGGAGCCATTTGAAGCGCAGCATGGAGCTGCTCAAAGCCTCATCCAAAAAGACTGAGAGATTAGAG GTGAGTTACCAGGGCCTAGATACAGAGAACCAGCGCCTGCAGAAGGCTTTAGAGAACAGCAGCAAAAAGATTCAACAGTTGGAGGAAGAGCTGCAAGAGGTGGAGACTGAGAACCAAAGCCTCCAACGCAACCTGGAAGAGCTCAAGATCTCCAGTAAACGCCTGGAGCAGCTGGAACAAGAG AACAAGATTCTGGAGCAGGAAAGCTCGCAGCTAGAGAAAGACAAGAAGCacctggagaaggagaacaagCGGCTGAGGCAGCAGGCCGAGATCCGCGACTCCAAGCTGGATGACGACAACCAGCGGATCTCCTGCTTGGAGAAAGAGAATCGGACCATGGGCAAAGAGATGATCTTCTTCAGGGACTCCTGCACCAGGGTCAAggacctggagagagagaacaaggagCTGGTCAAACTGGGCACCATTGATAAGAAGACCCTCAGCACACTCAGAGAG gagcTTGTGAGTGAGAAGCTGCGTACTCAGCAGTTGAATAACGATCTGGACAAACTGACCCATGAGCTGGAGAAGATTGGACTGAACAAAGAGAGGCTTCTGCACGACGAGAGCTCTGACGACAG GTTCAGGCTCCTGGAGACCAAACTGGAGTCGACTCTGAAATCGTCTTTGGAGATTAAAGAGGAGAAGATCGCCGCCCTGGAGGCCCGACTGCAGGAGTCCTCTAACCTCAACCAGCAACTGCGCCAGGAGCTCAAGACG GTGAAGAAAAACTACGAAGCGCTGCgccagagggaagaggaggagaggatggtgcTGAGCTCGCCCCCTAGAGGAGGGGATGACCCTCAGGCTGTCAGTAAATGGGAGAACGAGAGTCATGAAGCCACCAGAGAACTGCTGAAAGTCAAAGACAGACTCATCGAGGTGGAGAGGAAT AATGCCACGCTGCAAGCTGAGAAGGCGGCCCTGAAGAGTCAGCTCAAACAACTGGAAACTCAAAGCGCCAACCTGCAGGCCCAGATAGTGGCCGTGCAGAGACAGACTGCTTCTTTGCAGGAGAACAACACGTCGCTTCAAACGCAGAACGCCAAGCTGCAG GTGGAGAACTCCACCCTGAGCTCAAAGAGTGCGGCCCTCATGGCCCAGAACGCTCAGCTGCAGAGCCAGCAGAGCAGCGTGGAGGGCGAGCGCGAGGGAGCGCTGAAGGACAAAGAGGAGCTGAGGTCCACCTACGAGCTGCTCCTGCGCGATCACGAGAAGCTGGCGGCGCTCCACGAGAGGCAGGCGGCCGAGTATGAAGCCCTGATCGGAAAGCACGGCGGCCTGAAGACCTCCCACAAGGGCctggagcagcagcacaggGACCTGGAGGACAA GTACAAGCAGCTCATGCAGAGGAAAGGAGAGCTGGAGGATCTGGAGAAACATCTCaaggagcagcaggaaaagATGGCGCTAGAGAATCAAACACACCAAGCCACAGCTGATCAGTACAAACTGCTGAAAGAAGATAATGATAG GCTGAATAATACCTATCGTCAGCTGGTGAAGGACAACGACAATCTCCAGCTGGACCATAAGAACGTGAAGACTCAGCTGAACAGCGCCAAGCTGGACCAGACTAAGCTGGAGGCTGAATTCTCTAAACTGAAGGAGCAGTACCAGCAGCTGGACATCACCTCAACCAAGCTCACCAATCAGTGCGAG ttgtTGAGCCAGCTCAAAGGAAACCTTGAGGAGGAGAATCGCCACCTTTTGGACCAGATCCAGACTCTGATGCTGCAGAATCGCACACTGTTGGAGCAAACCATGGAGAGCAAGGACCTGTTCCACGTCGAGCAAAGACAATACAT AGACAAGCTGAATGAGCtgaggagacagaaggagaagctggaggagaagatcatGGACCAGTACAAGTTCTACGACCCCTCACCTCCACGCAG gcGTGGCAACTGGATCACTTTGAAGATGAGGAAGTTGATCAAGCCGAAGAGCCGGGAGAGGATGCGCTCTCTCACGCTGACGCCCTCCCGCTCAGAGTCCGGCGACGGTTTCCTGACGTTCCCCCAGGACAGCCAGGACAGCTCGTCCATCGGCTCCGGGTCCAACTCGCTGGACGACACGCTGAcacaaaagaggagcagca GGAGGAGAGGGCAGCAGCCCCCTGCCCAGGTGCAGGGTTCCACCAATG CTTTAAAAAGGTTGCCTTTCATGAGGAACAGATCCAAGGACAAAGACAAGGCCAAGGCCATCTACCGGCGCTCCATGT CCATGAATGACCTGCTGCAGACCATGGCGGTGGCGGGCGACCCCGACGCCCAATGGGCGAGCAGCATCGACAACCTGGACGGCGCCGAGGCCGGGGACGCCGGCGCGGCCGCGAGCAGAGGGCGCAGCGGGCGGCGCATGAAGGATCTCGCCCTTTCCACCAACGCCATCGACTGTGCCGCCCTCACCCTGCCCACGCCCGGGCACCGCAGGGCCAAGCTGCGgctccaggtcaaag ACAATGCCTCCTGTGAAGACGTTACCGGCTCCTTGGAAGACCCCAAGAGTCACG GCGCGTTGAACGGCAGCCTCAGCAGGCCTCACAGCGAGAGCAGCGGGGAGTTCAGCCTGAGCTTGGACCAGGAGGTGTGGtccagcagcggcagcagccccGTGCAGCAGCCCACCTCCTCGCGCTCCTCCCACCAGAGCCCCCTGCAGCTGCGCAGGGCGCTCGAGCCGTCCGCAGCCGCGGGCGGCGCCGGCCCGACCCAGGCGGCGAAAGCGGGTTCCCCGGTGAGGGAGGTGCTTTCCCTGCAGCAGTTCCTGGATGAGGGCATCGATCCTGCAGAG TCTGGCAGTCAGGAGAACCTCACCGCGGACTCTCCTcgcctctccacctcctccgagCGCGCGCCCAAAGAGCGCCCAAAGAGCCGAGGCATACTGCGCTCCTCCAGCGGGAAGGCGGCGCCGGTCGCCTCGGACCGCCCGCCCCGGGTCGCCGGGCAACCGGGTCGCCCCACCCTGCGCAAGGCGGAGAGCACCCGCGTCCGGGGCTCGGCGCCGGTCCGCCCGGGCCTGTCGTCGCAGGGCAAAGCCACGTCGGTGTCGGGGCGCCTGGACCTGGCCTCGTCCACGCTGCCCCGCGCCAGCAGCGTCATCTCCACCGCCGAGGGCACCACGCGGCGCACCAGCATCCACGACCTGCTCTCCAAGGACCACCGCCACCCGGTGTCCGTCGACGCGGCTcctccccccgccgccgccgccgccgccaaggcCGGGGGGCGCCCCCAGCCGACACCCAGTGAGTACCGCCCCGGCAGCGCCGACCTAAAGGGACCCCTtaccgccgccgcccccctgcCAAAGTCACTCAGCCTGCCCTGCCGTAGCTCGGAGGATCCAGACCTCTCCACCCTGGAGTCCTTCCTGGGCCCCTCCTTCACCGCCGAGTCCGTCTTCATGGACTCCATCTTTAGTGAGTCGCTGGGCAAACACCACCCCTTCCTGTCTCTGAACCCCACCCTAGTCAGCAACATCAGCGGGCCTCCGgtcacaaataaaacacacacccctcctcctcctaaaaccCCAAACCAGGATGCTTTCAGCCAATCAAACGGCCCGGCCAGCGGGGGCGCCGATCCGGGTTGTGTGAATAACGAGGACGAGTCCCTGAGCCCAGAGGACAAGCAGTCCCTGTGGTACGAGTAcggctgtgtgtga